In Clostridium swellfunianum, a genomic segment contains:
- a CDS encoding esterase, with protein sequence MNITSIDELKNIAKGQIVELPGFGDGKPFVCRVKRASLLGLAVNGAIPNPLLSAANQIFFGKSSNKQEVSLKETGEIFEIVAKDCLVEPSYEQIKEAGLTLTDDQVVTLFNYSQEGLKALEHFRTEQGNTEDNKNLTEI encoded by the coding sequence ATGAATATTACTAGTATTGATGAATTAAAAAACATAGCCAAAGGTCAAATAGTTGAGCTTCCCGGTTTTGGAGATGGTAAACCATTTGTATGCAGGGTAAAAAGAGCAAGCTTACTAGGTCTAGCTGTAAATGGTGCAATACCAAATCCCCTATTATCAGCTGCAAATCAAATATTCTTTGGAAAGAGCTCTAATAAACAAGAAGTAAGTCTTAAGGAAACCGGGGAGATATTTGAAATAGTAGCTAAAGATTGTTTGGTTGAGCCTAGCTATGAACAGATAAAAGAAGCAGGATTGACATTAACAGATGATCAAGTTGTAACCCTCTTTAATTATTCCCAAGAAGGTCTAAAAGCACTGGAGCACTTTCGTACAGAGCAGGGAAATACTGAGGATAATAAGAATCTCACAGAAATATAA
- a CDS encoding phage tail family protein gives MEEKLIYTNSQGLSAEISHSSIFFLNKVNGLDAIKSTFYTSKGIKQDGVTIIAQSLDVRDISIEGTIVSDEQEETLGYRRELIKIFNPKLTGVLRYELDDFIKEIDCKIEMPPVFQHTEFNFKSFLIQLMCPDPLWKNAITTGEQITTWIGGWKFKFKLPFKFKTKGETKKNIFNSGHVETPIEVIFKGPATNPSIINQTTGEFIKINKVLTSDDTLYITTEFGNKKVEIEKNGARANAFNYIDLDSSFFWLQVGDNLIEYTTESLEPQSVEIRYKNRYLGV, from the coding sequence TTGGAAGAAAAATTAATATATACTAATTCTCAGGGCTTAAGTGCAGAAATATCTCATTCAAGCATTTTTTTTCTTAATAAAGTCAATGGATTAGATGCAATTAAAAGTACATTTTATACATCCAAAGGTATCAAGCAAGATGGGGTAACTATTATAGCTCAAAGTTTAGATGTAAGGGATATATCTATTGAAGGTACAATTGTTTCTGATGAACAAGAAGAGACTCTTGGTTATAGAAGGGAATTAATAAAAATTTTCAACCCAAAACTTACTGGTGTTTTAAGATATGAGCTGGATGATTTTATAAAGGAAATTGATTGTAAGATTGAAATGCCTCCTGTTTTTCAGCATACAGAGTTTAATTTTAAAAGTTTTCTCATTCAATTAATGTGCCCTGATCCATTATGGAAAAACGCGATTACAACAGGTGAACAAATAACTACTTGGATAGGGGGCTGGAAGTTTAAATTTAAGCTTCCTTTTAAATTTAAGACTAAAGGTGAGACTAAGAAGAATATTTTTAATAGCGGTCATGTTGAAACTCCGATTGAAGTTATTTTTAAAGGTCCTGCAACTAATCCATCAATTATAAATCAAACTACAGGAGAGTTTATTAAAATTAATAAAGTACTTACTAGTGATGATACTCTCTATATAACAACTGAGTTTGGAAATAAGAAAGTAGAAATCGAAAAAAATGGTGCAAGAGCAAATGCTTTTAACTATATTGATTTAGATTCATCTTTTTTCTGGCTCCAGGTTGGAGATAATCTAATTGAATATACTACTGAAAGCTTGGAACCTCAAAGTGTTGAGATTCGATATAAGAATAGGTATTTAGGAGTCTAG
- a CDS encoding phage tail tape measure protein, whose protein sequence is MISAGEAVAILSLDTSPFKSSLKSAGQDLKIFVDGTESGGKRIKALGSSITTVGTTLTKGFTLPIVGAGAAATKVFVDFESQMSRVKAISGAAGADFKKLNDEAKRLGASTAFSAKEAAEGMENLASAGFSVNEIMDAMPGMLDLAASGGTDLAVAADIAASTLRGFGLEANQAAHVSDVLAKAAADTNAGIEDTGDAMKYVAPVARAMGLSLEEVTAAIGEMSNAGIKGSQAGTALRASLSRLANPSDEAAKLMKKLGFDAYDSSGKMLPLKDIIAKLQKSMSKLTEEQKQQAIATIFGQEAMSGMLTLIQAGPKELEKLTTSFKNSDGAAKKMADTMKNNLKGQWDNFTGAIEGAAIAVGERLAPMLGKLTEKMNKAVDWFNNLSDAQKDQVVKIGLMVAAVGPLLMVGGKTISTVGALVGGVTKLTGAFKTLTTTTTAVKTVATVANGALGATSVAASTAGASAVASAGGLAGLASGLGGVVLAAAPYLLAAGAVAGAGYLIYKGLKKETNPELALFADRVENTASSVTDSYGEMSTNIQTSTTKISESTKKAVGSYLELDKKATESLQSLKINSSKITKNIADNLSTNFGNMGEQIKLGLKEDFDEQYTIMQDFYAKSNAFSDKEETESLKKLQDNYNFQLEIVDSGNKKINEIIKKATDEKRELKNEEFSIIANIQDNMKKQAIKTLSENEVEAQIILQRMSDYNSKITKQMAQKHIQELNASRDKAVAIANDEYEKVIGAIIRMRDQSGELTAAQADTLIKEAQRQRDGIVDSAEETRQKAVDKIFEMNTELANDVDQTTGKVVKWYEKIFTSWDKWTPSKKFFEYTVTARKNQISSAIPDDGYATGTYSAGSGLKWVGERGPELIDLNGGERIYNAAESTRIANSLTLDGTSVNSNRIEKLLEELNKAITNSRNERSNEVNVTQNIYSTTASPSEVARQTKNNLRRLALEW, encoded by the coding sequence TTGATAAGTGCTGGAGAAGCAGTAGCGATATTATCATTAGATACCTCACCTTTTAAATCAAGTTTAAAATCCGCAGGACAAGATTTAAAGATATTTGTAGATGGAACGGAAAGTGGAGGAAAAAGAATTAAAGCTTTAGGCTCATCTATAACTACCGTTGGAACTACTTTAACAAAGGGATTTACATTACCTATTGTAGGAGCAGGCGCTGCCGCAACTAAAGTTTTTGTGGACTTTGAGTCTCAGATGAGCAGGGTTAAAGCAATATCAGGAGCCGCAGGTGCGGATTTTAAAAAGCTTAATGATGAAGCAAAACGATTAGGTGCATCCACTGCATTTAGTGCAAAAGAAGCAGCTGAGGGAATGGAGAATCTAGCAAGTGCAGGTTTTAGTGTAAATGAAATAATGGATGCTATGCCAGGTATGTTAGATTTGGCTGCTAGTGGTGGTACAGATTTGGCAGTAGCAGCTGATATTGCAGCTTCTACATTAAGGGGATTTGGACTAGAAGCTAATCAGGCTGCTCATGTATCAGATGTCTTAGCTAAAGCGGCTGCAGACACTAATGCTGGCATAGAAGATACTGGCGATGCAATGAAATATGTTGCTCCTGTCGCTAGAGCTATGGGATTAAGCTTAGAAGAAGTTACAGCAGCTATAGGTGAAATGTCTAATGCAGGAATTAAAGGTAGTCAAGCTGGTACTGCACTAAGAGCATCACTTTCAAGGCTTGCGAATCCATCTGATGAGGCTGCAAAACTAATGAAGAAATTAGGCTTTGATGCTTATGATTCTTCAGGAAAGATGTTACCTCTTAAAGATATAATTGCTAAATTACAAAAGTCTATGAGTAAGCTAACCGAAGAGCAAAAGCAACAGGCTATTGCAACAATATTTGGACAAGAGGCTATGTCTGGAATGCTAACTCTTATCCAAGCAGGACCTAAAGAATTAGAAAAGCTAACCACTAGTTTTAAAAATTCTGATGGAGCAGCTAAGAAGATGGCTGATACTATGAAGAATAACTTAAAAGGGCAGTGGGATAACTTTACTGGTGCAATAGAAGGAGCTGCAATTGCAGTAGGAGAAAGACTTGCTCCTATGCTAGGAAAGTTAACTGAAAAGATGAATAAGGCAGTGGACTGGTTTAATAATCTATCAGATGCTCAAAAGGATCAAGTTGTTAAAATCGGATTAATGGTTGCAGCAGTTGGACCATTATTAATGGTAGGTGGAAAAACAATCAGTACTGTAGGGGCTTTAGTTGGTGGGGTAACTAAACTTACTGGGGCATTTAAAACTCTAACAACAACTACAACGGCAGTTAAAACAGTGGCTACAGTAGCGAATGGAGCACTGGGTGCAACAAGTGTAGCTGCAAGTACAGCAGGAGCTTCAGCTGTTGCCAGTGCTGGTGGATTGGCTGGATTGGCAAGTGGTTTAGGTGGAGTTGTATTAGCGGCAGCACCATATTTATTAGCCGCAGGTGCTGTAGCAGGCGCTGGATATCTTATTTATAAAGGATTAAAAAAGGAGACTAATCCAGAACTTGCATTATTTGCCGACAGAGTAGAAAATACAGCAAGTTCGGTAACGGACAGCTATGGTGAAATGAGTACCAATATCCAGACTAGCACAACAAAAATAAGTGAAAGTACTAAAAAGGCTGTTGGTTCATACCTGGAGCTTGATAAAAAGGCTACCGAGTCTCTTCAATCTTTAAAAATTAATAGTAGCAAAATAACAAAAAATATAGCAGATAATTTGTCTACAAACTTTGGAAATATGGGAGAACAAATAAAGTTAGGGTTAAAAGAAGACTTTGATGAGCAGTATACCATAATGCAGGATTTTTATGCTAAGTCTAATGCTTTTAGTGATAAAGAAGAAACCGAGTCTTTGAAAAAACTACAAGATAATTATAATTTCCAATTAGAGATTGTAGATAGTGGTAATAAGAAAATCAATGAAATAATCAAAAAAGCTACTGACGAAAAAAGAGAACTTAAAAACGAAGAGTTCAGCATAATAGCTAATATCCAGGATAATATGAAAAAACAGGCTATTAAGACATTATCCGAGAATGAGGTTGAAGCTCAAATTATACTGCAGAGAATGAGTGACTATAATAGTAAAATTACTAAACAAATGGCTCAAAAGCATATTCAAGAGCTTAATGCTAGCAGAGATAAGGCTGTAGCTATAGCTAATGATGAATATGAAAAAGTTATTGGTGCTATTATCAGGATGAGGGACCAAAGTGGAGAATTAACTGCGGCTCAAGCTGATACATTAATTAAAGAAGCTCAAAGACAAAGAGATGGTATTGTAGATTCAGCTGAAGAAACTAGGCAAAAGGCTGTTGACAAAATATTTGAAATGAATACTGAACTAGCAAATGATGTGGATCAAACAACAGGCAAAGTAGTAAAATGGTATGAAAAAATATTTACATCTTGGGATAAATGGACACCTAGTAAAAAATTCTTTGAATACACCGTAACAGCTCGAAAAAATCAAATAAGTTCAGCAATACCTGATGATGGATATGCCACTGGTACTTATTCAGCTGGGAGCGGATTAAAATGGGTAGGTGAAAGAGGACCAGAGCTTATTGATTTAAATGGTGGCGAAAGAATTTATAATGCGGCTGAAAGTACTAGAATTGCTAATTCACTAACTTTAGATGGTACAAGTGTAAATAGCAATAGAATTGAAAAGTTACTAGAAGAACTAAACAAGGCTATAACAAATAGTAGAAACGAGAGAAGTAATGAGGTTAATGTTACTCAGAATATTTACTCAACAACAGCAAGCCCTAGCGAAGTTGCAAGGCAGACAAAAAACAACTTGCGAAGATTAGCACTAGAGTGGTGA
- a CDS encoding phage scaffolding protein — translation MPNLKEIIGEEAFKALPEDTRNKYKDTDFVNSADYVPKERFSQVTTEKNDYKQQLADRDKQLTDLQGKVKDNEALTQEIEKLKAANSTTAADYEKKLQEIQYESAINNALKDSKAKDINLIKALLDKNKLKVNGEEVVGIKEQLEAIKKDKDYLFEKEVPGTGSFNTGAKKNPDGGEVKSLGERLAKEKAEQVKSSEEINKFFK, via the coding sequence ATGCCAAATTTAAAAGAAATCATAGGTGAAGAAGCTTTCAAGGCTCTTCCGGAAGATACTAGAAATAAGTATAAGGACACTGACTTTGTAAATAGTGCTGATTATGTTCCAAAAGAGCGTTTTTCTCAGGTTACAACTGAAAAGAATGATTATAAGCAGCAATTAGCAGATAGAGACAAGCAACTTACAGATTTACAAGGCAAGGTAAAGGATAATGAAGCCTTAACTCAGGAAATTGAAAAGCTTAAAGCGGCTAACTCTACTACTGCAGCTGACTATGAAAAGAAACTTCAAGAAATTCAGTATGAATCAGCTATTAACAATGCGCTCAAAGATAGCAAAGCAAAGGATATAAACCTTATTAAAGCTTTGTTAGATAAGAATAAGCTAAAGGTAAATGGTGAGGAAGTTGTAGGCATTAAGGAGCAGCTAGAGGCTATTAAGAAAGATAAGGATTACCTATTCGAAAAAGAAGTACCTGGAACTGGTTCATTTAATACTGGGGCAAAGAAAAATCCAGATGGTGGCGAAGTAAAGAGCTTAGGCGAAAGACTTGCTAAGGAAAAGGCAGAACAAGTTAAATCAAGTGAAGAAATTAATAAATTTTTCAAGTAG
- a CDS encoding major capsid protein, with product MNLTDFISAKEIALYIQNLPPRTTIDQALFPNTKQWGTEIELAKGAKQRPVALKMSTFDVAVKPRALKANLKIDKKELPFFKESVLIKEKDRQLLMMAMQANNQNLVEQIVSQVYENYQSLVDGAGVQATRMRAQLLQKGVINIVTEDGDIVVDYEIPAAHKETLLSTARWSDPSADIIGDIQRWQGVLTDEGYAAPSRMLLTKTTFGYISQNTAILNELKARNMGEVIVTSQDIIAYLNRKLGISVGILNGTFVAEDGSTMNYYEDNYVTLIPDGALGKTVYGTTPEEADKVYGSGKLDTQIVNTGVAITTMLKEDPVTVETKVSQLVLPSFDRADECFFAVVA from the coding sequence ATGAATTTAACAGATTTTATAAGTGCAAAGGAAATAGCATTATACATTCAAAATCTGCCACCAAGAACTACAATAGACCAAGCGCTGTTTCCAAATACAAAGCAGTGGGGAACAGAAATAGAGCTTGCAAAAGGCGCAAAACAAAGGCCAGTAGCTTTAAAAATGTCTACTTTTGATGTAGCTGTTAAACCAAGAGCTTTAAAAGCTAATTTAAAAATTGATAAGAAAGAACTTCCGTTTTTTAAGGAATCTGTACTTATCAAGGAAAAAGATAGACAACTGCTTATGATGGCGATGCAGGCAAATAATCAAAATCTAGTAGAGCAAATTGTTTCACAGGTTTATGAAAATTATCAAAGCCTAGTCGATGGTGCCGGAGTTCAAGCAACCAGAATGAGAGCTCAATTGCTCCAAAAGGGTGTTATTAATATTGTAACTGAAGATGGTGACATAGTAGTAGACTATGAAATCCCTGCAGCACATAAAGAAACACTTTTAAGTACTGCAAGATGGTCTGATCCTTCAGCTGATATTATAGGGGATATACAAAGATGGCAGGGAGTTTTAACTGATGAAGGATATGCAGCACCAAGCAGAATGTTGTTAACAAAGACTACCTTTGGATATATCTCTCAAAATACAGCTATACTTAATGAATTAAAGGCTCGTAACATGGGCGAAGTTATAGTAACTAGCCAAGATATAATAGCTTATTTAAACAGAAAGCTAGGAATATCTGTAGGTATCTTAAACGGAACGTTCGTAGCTGAAGATGGCTCAACAATGAACTATTATGAAGATAACTATGTAACTCTAATTCCGGATGGGGCCTTAGGTAAAACAGTATATGGAACAACTCCTGAGGAGGCTGACAAGGTATATGGCAGCGGTAAACTTGATACTCAAATAGTTAACACTGGTGTTGCTATTACTACAATGCTCAAAGAAGATCCTGTTACTGTAGAAACAAAGGTGTCTCAATTGGTGCTACCAAGCTTTGATAGGGCTGATGAGTGTTTCTTTGCAGTAGTTGCTTAG
- a CDS encoding Gp37-like protein — protein MDKNVVNIRFFDKDINFLGEVDNFTSLFYIRKWETFGEFEFHLVSLNRELIKKGNIIMLNKDGSMTGIIEHIEINEDEQENITVKGYSLGYILTQRITVPPVGYAYHSLNSNVEDTMIALVRANAVDPVDINRRIPRLVINPSSSRGQRLEFQTRFKNLADELTKLSKSSGLGFTIELDYKNRQFVFKVLEGKDLSTTQNINPPSVFSVHYDNVRKQKYIESNIGYKNMAFVGGQGEGETRQIEYVNNELSGFNRREIFIDARDISGEGSLLDRGKIKIAETPQISSFECEAEALGYKESWNLGDIVTTLNKKWNLLMHNRVTEVREVWESSGYKVEPTFGTTIPSFPDKVKQATDAPIQENIPGPQGDIGERGPQGYSVQFLWNGTKLGIKREDEASYTYVELKGTTGSQGPQGTGLMFSWNGTQLGVKKETDAVYTYVDLKGVKGDQGIQGPKGDQGFQGIQGIQGVKGDKGDKIKHQWSGTILKLENTDGTFDVGVDLKGAKGDIGPQGPQGIQGVQGPAGNGQSYVVFQELFRAIQGQSVFEWNDGYVYPLGINAVKVYINGTRVSNKAFTEPAGNKIQMKQGLSAGTIVFIEAMQAVVDLQGPKGDKGDKGDKGDTGAQGIQGMQGVAGKNLEFIWNGTQLGVRQQGQTTYTYVDLKGAKGDTGAQGAQGIQGVKGDTGAQGIQGIQGAKGDTWKPSVDSSGTLSWSLNNSTTAPTTVNIKGPKGDTGATGATGPAGKDGTQIIVSSTRPSGQVVGRVWIKI, from the coding sequence ATGGATAAAAACGTTGTAAATATAAGGTTTTTTGATAAGGATATAAATTTTTTAGGAGAAGTAGATAATTTTACTTCTCTTTTTTATATACGAAAATGGGAAACCTTTGGAGAGTTTGAATTTCATCTAGTTTCTCTTAATAGAGAGCTTATTAAAAAAGGTAATATCATAATGCTCAATAAAGATGGCAGCATGACAGGAATTATAGAGCATATCGAGATAAATGAAGATGAGCAAGAAAATATAACAGTTAAAGGATATTCTCTTGGGTATATTTTAACTCAAAGAATTACAGTTCCACCAGTTGGATATGCTTATCATTCTCTTAATTCTAATGTTGAAGATACTATGATTGCCTTAGTTAGAGCTAATGCAGTAGATCCTGTAGATATTAATAGAAGAATTCCTAGACTAGTGATTAATCCTTCTAGTTCAAGGGGGCAAAGATTGGAGTTTCAAACTAGGTTTAAAAACTTAGCTGATGAGCTTACAAAGCTTAGCAAATCCAGTGGTTTAGGATTTACTATAGAACTTGACTATAAAAACAGACAGTTTGTATTTAAGGTTTTAGAGGGAAAAGACCTAAGCACTACTCAAAATATTAACCCTCCATCTGTCTTTTCTGTACATTATGATAATGTAAGAAAACAAAAATACATTGAAAGTAATATAGGCTATAAAAACATGGCTTTTGTAGGAGGTCAGGGCGAGGGAGAAACTAGGCAAATAGAGTATGTAAATAATGAGCTTAGTGGTTTTAATAGAAGAGAAATTTTTATAGACGCAAGAGATATTAGCGGAGAGGGAAGCTTATTAGATAGAGGCAAGATTAAAATCGCAGAAACACCTCAAATATCTAGTTTTGAATGTGAGGCTGAAGCTTTAGGGTATAAAGAAAGCTGGAATTTAGGTGATATAGTCACAACTTTAAATAAAAAGTGGAACCTATTAATGCACAATAGAGTTACCGAGGTTAGGGAAGTATGGGAAAGCAGTGGATATAAAGTAGAGCCTACCTTTGGAACTACTATTCCTTCATTTCCTGACAAAGTCAAACAAGCTACTGACGCTCCTATACAAGAAAATATACCAGGGCCACAAGGCGATATAGGTGAGAGAGGACCGCAAGGCTATAGTGTCCAATTTCTTTGGAATGGAACTAAGCTAGGGATAAAGCGAGAAGATGAAGCAAGCTATACTTATGTCGAATTGAAAGGAACTACTGGCTCACAGGGACCTCAAGGCACAGGGCTTATGTTTAGCTGGAATGGAACACAACTAGGTGTAAAAAAAGAAACAGATGCTGTTTATACTTACGTGGATTTAAAAGGTGTAAAGGGAGACCAAGGTATACAAGGGCCAAAAGGTGACCAAGGATTTCAGGGCATTCAGGGAATACAAGGTGTTAAAGGAGACAAAGGCGATAAAATAAAACATCAGTGGTCAGGAACTATCTTAAAACTTGAAAACACTGATGGTACTTTTGATGTTGGTGTTGATTTAAAAGGAGCTAAAGGAGACATAGGGCCTCAAGGACCTCAAGGTATACAGGGTGTGCAAGGTCCAGCTGGAAATGGACAATCTTACGTGGTATTTCAGGAACTCTTTAGGGCAATTCAGGGGCAATCAGTGTTTGAGTGGAATGATGGATATGTTTATCCATTAGGAATAAATGCTGTGAAAGTATATATAAACGGTACAAGGGTAAGCAATAAAGCATTTACAGAGCCTGCGGGAAATAAAATTCAAATGAAGCAAGGGCTTAGTGCAGGAACTATAGTTTTCATTGAAGCAATGCAGGCTGTAGTAGATTTGCAAGGCCCTAAGGGTGACAAAGGCGATAAAGGAGATAAGGGTGATACCGGAGCGCAAGGAATTCAAGGAATGCAAGGTGTAGCAGGAAAAAATTTAGAGTTTATATGGAATGGTACTCAATTAGGAGTAAGACAGCAAGGACAAACTACTTACACGTATGTGGATTTAAAGGGTGCCAAAGGTGATACTGGAGCTCAAGGCGCTCAGGGTATACAAGGTGTAAAGGGAGACACTGGTGCACAAGGCATCCAAGGTATTCAAGGTGCCAAAGGAGATACTTGGAAACCTTCAGTAGATTCTAGCGGTACTTTATCATGGTCTTTAAATAACAGTACTACAGCACCAACTACTGTAAATATAAAAGGGCCAAAGGGTGACACTGGTGCCACAGGAGCAACAGGCCCGGCAGGCAAAGATGGTACCCAAATAATAGTTTCATCTACAAGACCAAGCGGACAAGTAGTTGGGCGAGTATGGATTAAAATATAA